In the genome of Peptococcaceae bacterium 1198_IL3148, the window GGCCTCTTAGCGTCCTTCAAAAAGAATATCGCCATGGGAATCACAATAATTAAACCGCATGTTAAGTACATATAGGATAGCCCAATTTTATTAGATACCAATCCTAACATAATTGAGCCAACCCCAATACCTAGGTCGAGGGCGGTAAAGATAGTGCCATTAACAGCACCTCTGCGAAATGGCTCAACGCGATTGATGGCCATTGCTTGAATTGTTGGTTGTATAATACCAAAGCCAACGCCCATGGTAATGGCCGATAAAATAAATAATAAATAACCCTTGGCAGCAAAAAGCATGGTAAATGCTGTGGCTAAAGCAACAAAGCCGATGAACATAATCTTATTAGGACCGTGTTTATCAAAATGTTTACCGGCATATGGTCTAACAAATAGCAGCGCGACACCATAAATGAGGAAAAAGAGCCCGGCGTTGCTAATATTTAATTCTTTGGCGTAGATGGTGATAAACGTCATAATGCCCCCATAGGCTAAATTAACAAAAAACATTACCACTGACAGGGAATAGACCCGAGGTTCTAAAATACTGTTGAGAGTAAGCTTTTTCTTTGTGTTTTCCTTATAATCCTTAGCTAAGGTTTCCTCATAGTTAGTACCCAACAAAAATAAAAGACCCATGGCTGCCAGTATCGCACCAACCAAAAATAAAGTGTTAAAACCATATTGGTCCAGGATATAAAGGCTGATAATTGGACCCAGTGCCATGGCAAAAGTGCCGGCTAAGCCAAAATAACCCATGCCTTCGCCTCTTCTGGTAGCAGGAACAATATCGCTGGCCAGTGTTCCGGTACCGGTTGAGCAAAAGCCCCAGGAGAAACCATGAATTGCCCTTAATGCCAAAAGTAGCAACAAACTGGTGGTAAAACTATATGCAAAGGTTGCGATCACAAAGACTGCCAATGCCAATAACACAACCTTTTTTCTACCAATAGTGTCCAGCAGGTAACCCGCTATTGGTCGGACGATCACCGCGGCAATGGTAAGCACTCCGACAATATATCCCACCTGACTATCATTGCCGTGTAAAACATCGGTAACATATACCGGCAGTGTAGGGATTAAAAAATAAAAACTTGTAAACAAAAATAAGCTGGTTAAACATATAAAGATGAAGTTTTTAGTCCACAACGGTTGTTGAACGCTCATAAGTAATCTCCTTATAAATTCAATATTGTAAGTAGTGCTTAAGCATTTATAAAATATTATTTTTTAATAAATCTATCGGATATAGTATGAGAGGATTTTGTTTGTTGTTTTCTATCGAAGGATATGATTTTACAGTTGGTCTGAATTTGAACATCTGATTGCCGTGACCACCAATAGAATGTTGAAACATGCTGCCCTAATTCAATAAGTTGTGGATTTCTAACTACATAGGTTTGTTGGCTACCAAGGGGAAAATATCTGTAGCCGTCTGAAAATTTTTTAAGGATATAACCACCTTGTTGGTAGCAATCCGGATCAAAGAAAGCCTTTTTTCGGGCATTGCTTGGGAGTCTAAAAACCAAATCTGTTTTCATAATTATCCCCCCAAAATAAGTATTTTATCTCCAGAACAAGAAAAATTGTCCTGACAATCATGTCAACCTAAGTGTTTTAAGAATCTAAATTGCGATATATTTTATTAAGTACAGTTTTAACCAACTCAATTTCCTTTTCACTAATGCCGCTGATGGCTTTATCTAAAGCTTCAAAGGCCAGAGGATATAGTTTGTTTTTTAACTGTTTTCCTTCAGAGGTAAGATAAATTAGAAAGGATCTATTGTCTTTTGGATTAACTTGTCGCCATATATAGCCTTTTTTTTCTAACTTTGAAAGCATTCTTACGGTGGTGGGTTGATCTTTTGAAGTTAATTGGGCCAAAACTTTAGGCGAAAGGCCTTCTTGCACCCATAAACGGTTTAGAACTGCCCATTGCTCAGGGGTGACGCCATATTCTTTAAAGCTGTGTAATAAACTATTCTTCATCTTTGTGTTAGTGCGATTAAGAATAAAACCCAGGCTGTTATCTAAGTTAATGTTCATTTTATATCTCCTCTATATTTAATTGTCAAGACAATTATATTATTTAATAAATGTAATTGCAATCCAATTAGTTAAATTTGCTATTATTATGTATTACTAAAAAGGCAACAAAAAAAGCCCACCAATAAGGCAGGCCTTTAGCACTATCTGGATTACATTGCACGTTGAACTTTGCCGCTACGGAGGCAGCGGGTGCACACCAGAATACGTTTAGGAGTACCGTTAATTACTGCGCGTACGCGCTGTAAATTAGGCTTCCAAACTCTTTTGGTACGAATATGTGAGTGGCTCACTTGGAATCCTGATACCATACCTTTGCCACAAACCTCGCATTTTCTGGCCACTGCGATACACCTCCTTTATATACAATCAAAAAGTTGATTTTCTTCCAAAATCTCACTACGCTAGTATACCATAAAGAAAAGTAAATTACAAAGCTTTTTTATGGATGCTTCAATGCCTTTACCTTGACATCAACCGATAGTCGTTAGAAAATAAGGGTAAAAATAATAATGGTGATAAAATTGAACGATATACTTAATAAACAGGTGCAATACTTAAAGGGTGTGGGACCGAAACGGGCTTTGTTACTGCAAAGAATTAATATCTTTACCGTTGGTGATCTGTTATATCATTTTCCCCGGGATTACCAAGACCGCTCCAATATAAAACCTGCCCATAGCTTTGAACATGGTGAAACTGCCACTGTAATTGGACGGGTATTATATGCCCAGGAACTTAAACCCCGCCGAGGTTTAACGGTAATAAAGCTGTCCATTGATGATGGTGCCAAGGTGTTCCAGGCCATTTGGTTCAACCAAAAATATATTATCAAACAGTATCCCCCGGGCACATTATTGCTGTTAACCGGTCGCATTGACAAGAGTTTTCGCAACTCGGTTCAACTACAGGTGGTGGACAGTGAAAAAATAGATGATCCAGATAAAGCCAAGCAAGAAAGCCATATCATCCCGGTCTATGCTTTAACCGAAGGCGTCACTCAAAATGTCATGCGGGCGATGATGCAAAGGGCTCTGCATAATGTTGGCGAACTGAGTGAATTTATGCCGGTAAACCTGTTAACAAAATATAAACTGCCATCACTGAATCAGGCGTTGCAAGACATTCATCATCCCCAGGATAAAAATGCCATTGTGCAGGCCAAGCGCAGATTTATTTTTGAAGAATTATTCTTGCTGCAATTAATGTTGGCTAAACGGCGGCAGAAAAATCAACGGTTAGAAAAGTATCATCGCTATCAACCCGGTGAGGGCCCATTAGTGCAACAGTTATTGGCTAAGTTGCCGTTCAAACCTACCACCGACCAGATTAAAGTGTGGACGGAAATTTATCATGATTTGGACAGCCCTTATCCAATGAACCGACTATTACAAGGAGATGTGGGCTCAGGAAAGACATTAATTAGTGCGTTAATGTTGGTTAAGGC includes:
- a CDS encoding MFS transporter; its protein translation is MSVQQPLWTKNFIFICLTSLFLFTSFYFLIPTLPVYVTDVLHGNDSQVGYIVGVLTIAAVIVRPIAGYLLDTIGRKKVVLLALAVFVIATFAYSFTTSLLLLLALRAIHGFSWGFCSTGTGTLASDIVPATRRGEGMGYFGLAGTFAMALGPIISLYILDQYGFNTLFLVGAILAAMGLLFLLGTNYEETLAKDYKENTKKKLTLNSILEPRVYSLSVVMFFVNLAYGGIMTFITIYAKELNISNAGLFFLIYGVALLFVRPYAGKHFDKHGPNKIMFIGFVALATAFTMLFAAKGYLLFILSAITMGVGFGIIQPTIQAMAINRVEPFRRGAVNGTIFTALDLGIGVGSIMLGLVSNKIGLSYMYLTCGLIIVIPMAIFFLKDAKRPNTQLS
- the rpmB gene encoding 50S ribosomal protein L28, with amino-acid sequence MARKCEVCGKGMVSGFQVSHSHIRTKRVWKPNLQRVRAVINGTPKRILVCTRCLRSGKVQRAM
- a CDS encoding MarR family transcriptional regulator, which codes for MNINLDNSLGFILNRTNTKMKNSLLHSFKEYGVTPEQWAVLNRLWVQEGLSPKVLAQLTSKDQPTTVRMLSKLEKKGYIWRQVNPKDNRSFLIYLTSEGKQLKNKLYPLAFEALDKAISGISEKEIELVKTVLNKIYRNLDS